The stretch of DNA GTCTGCGGGCGGCCCTCGGCGGACTCGGGCGCCACGTACGCGGGCGTGCCGACGAATTCGTGGGTGCGGGTCAGGCCCGGGGAGTCGGCGAGGCGGGCGATGCCGAAGTCGGTGAGCATGGGGTGCATCGAGCCGTCGGCATCCTGCTTGAGCAGGACGTTCGCGGGCTTCAGGTCCCGGTGCACGACTCCGTCCGCGTGGCTCGCGGCGAGGGCGTCGGCGATCTGGGCGGTCATGAGGGCGGCCGCGACCGGCGTGAGCGGGCCGTTCTCGCGGAGGTAGCGGTGCAGGTCCGGGCCCTCCACCAGGTCCATCACGAGGGCGAGGAGCTCGCCCTCGACGACCAGGTCACGGGTCCGCACGATGTTCGGGTGCGTGAGCCTGAGCAGGACGGATCGCTCGCGGAGGAATCGCATCACGATGTCCGCGTCGTTGGCGAGCTCTTCCTTGAGGACCTTGATCGCGACGGTCTCGCCGGGCTGGCCGGGAACGGCCGCCTCGGCACCCGCGGTCTCGCGCTGGCGGGCTCGCCAGACGGTGCCCGTGGCGCCGCGCCCGAGCGGCTCCTCGAGGAGGTACTTGCTGCCTACCGGCCGCACGTCATGCGCTCCCTGCTGATCTGGCTGGTCTGTCCGGACCCGGCTACCCGCCGGAAGGTGTTCCGACCCACTGTAGTGCCGCCGAACGGGGCACTGGCCGGTCACATTCCACCCCGGCCACCGGGTGCCCGGACAGCTGTTCGGTGGAAAGACGCCCCATGGGGGCCGTTGGTTGCCGAATGGCGTCGAATTGACCTTCGTCACGATGGGACGACCGGCGATCGCAACAGTCCAAGCAGGCACTTTTCCGAGCAGAGCCGACCATTCAAGATCACTTACGGGTGGCCGCCGGGCGTGTTGTCAGTGGCAGGTGCGAGGATGCTTATCTGTTACTGGCCGACGTGGCCGTGTGCGGTGGGGGGAATCACAGCGCGAGTCCCCGTGCCCGGCGGCAAGGGCAGAAGGGACCGCTGACGGCGATGCAGATCCGGCTGACCGTCCTCGGGCCGCGCAGCGGCCAGACCGCCGAGCCCCATGGCCGCCCCGTCGTGCCGCGCGGCGCCTGTGACGTGCTGGTCACCGCCCCCGCGGGGACCGCTCTGGCCACCGTCGCCTCCGGCCTCGCCACCGCCGTCGCGGGCGGCGAAGGCCCCCTCGTCCTGTACGCGGAGTCGGAGCGCCTCGACGCCCAGCGCTGCACCCTCGGAGAGCCCCCGCTGATAGACGGAGCGGTGCTCTCGCTCGGCTCCCCCGCCGAGCCCGGACCCGAACTGGCGGGAGCCGCCGCCCAGTTGCACGTGGTCGCGGGCCCGGACGCGGGCGGGGTGCACCTCCTGCACGGCGGCCAGATCCGTGTCGGCCGCTCGGCGGACGCGGACGTCCCCCTGGACGACCCGGACGTGTCGCGGCTGCACTGCGCGGTGACCCTCACCCCGGACGGCCAGGTCACCGTCACGGACCTGGGCTCCACGAACGGCACGACGGTGGACGGCCGCGAGATCACCGACCGCCCGGTGCGCCTGACCCCCGGCTCCCTGCTGCGGCTCGGCGAGTCCGCGCTGCGGTTCACCGCCAGGGACGGGACGGGCGGCGCGCTGCCCACGGCCCCCGACGGCGAGGGGCACGTGCGCGTGCGGGTCACCGCGAGCGCCGAAGCCCCCCACAGTGCGCCCCCGGAAGGAGGCCACACGCCCTCCGGCGGCACCCACCACGCGTACGGCTCCGCGGAGTGGGGCGCCGCGGGCGAGGGAAGCCAGAGCGGGGCGGTCGGGCAGACGTCCCTCACCGACGTGCCGCTCGTCCCGCAGCAGGGCGGCGCTCCGGACGCCGAGAGCACCCGCCTCGGCACCCCCGCACGCGGGACGACCGTGCCGCGCACGCTCCGCAAGCGTGGCGGCCTCTCGGCCTGGGCCCGGCGGCTGACCGGCGCCCGTGACGACGCGTACGGACCGGCGGGCCACGAGGACGATGCGTACGGGACGGGAAGCCACGCCGCGCCCCCCGAACCGGCCGCCCCCACCCCCGAAGACCTCGCGGTGGCCGCCGCCGCGCGGACCCCGGAGTCCTGGCCCGACCCCGCGGCCCTGCTGCTCACGGCGCTCGGCCCCGGCCCCCGGCTCTGGGAGCGCGGCCCCGGCCACCCCGAGGCGCTCGCGGTCCGGCTCGGCACGGTGGACCGCGCGACCCCGGACGAGCGTGGCCTGCTGCCCGCCGTCCCCGTGACGGTCAGCCTGCGGGAGGCGGGCGCGCTCGGCCTCGCGGGCCCGCGTGAGCGCCTGACGGGGCTCGCCCGTGCCGTCGTCGCCCAGCTCGCCGCGCTGCACTCCCCCGACGCCCTGGAGATCGTGCTGCTCAGCACGGATCGCGCACGGCCCACGCCGGAGCGCACCGCCGAGTGGTCCTGGCTCGGCTGGCTCCCGCATCTGCGGCCCATGCACGGCCAGGACTGCCGCCTCCTCCTGGCCTACGACCGCGAGCAGGCGGCGGCGCGCACGGGAGAGCTGCTGCGGCGCCTCGACGACCACGCGGCGGACAGGGCGTCCGCCACCGCGGCCGACAGCTCTGCCGACACTTCTCCGGACACCGGGCCCCGCACCGTCGTCGTGGTGGACGGCGACCCCGGGTCCGCAGGGCTGCGCGAAGCCGTGGTGCGGCTGACGCGGGAAGGCGCCACCGCCGGGATCCATGTCGTCTGCCTCGCGGAGACCCCCGCCGCGTCGCCCGCTTCCCCGGTGTCGGCCACGTACGAAGCAGCCTGCTCAGTTTCGCCCGCCTTCCGCGCGTGCGGCGCCGTCGCGCTGCTCAGCGGCGACGTGGCCACCGCGCTGCGGCTGCTGCGGACCGTGGACGGCCGGCCCGCGGGGCACGGCACGGTCGCCGCGGTGGACGCGGTGTCGCAGGCCTGGGCCGAGCGGTTCGCCCGCGCGCTCGCGCCTTTCCGCACGGACGGGGCGCCCGGCGACGGGCACGCGCGCGTGTCCGCTCCTCTGCCTCAAATGGCCCGGCTCCTGGACGAGTTGGGGCTCGCCCGTGCCACCCCGGCGTCCCTCATGGCCCGCTGGGCAGCGGCCGCCGATGATTCCGAGGCGCTGGGCGGGCGCGCCTGGACGGTACTCGGTGCGGGCCCGCGCGGGCCCGTGGTCGTGGACCTCGCCGCCGAGGGCCCGCATGTCCTGGCCGAGGGCCCTTCGGGCAGCGGGCGTACGGAGCTCCTGCGCTCCATCGCCGCCTCGCTGGCCGCGGCGGAGCGCCCGGACCGCCTCGGCATGGTGCTGATCGACGGGCGGGACACCACGGGAAGCGTGGGCAGCGGGACGAACGGCGGGAACGTAAGGCTGGTAGAAGGCCTCGCGGTCTGTACGGACCTGCCGCATGTCACGACGCATCTCGCCGCCAACGACCCCGTCCGGATGCGGGAGTTCGCCCAGTCGCTGACCGCCGAGCTGAAGCGGCGGGCCGAGTTGCTCGGGCGGCTCGGGTTCGCCGAGTGGCATGCGCAGGCGCCTCAGCTCGGCGGGGGTGGTGCGGGTGATCTCGACCCGCCGCCGAGTTCCACGATGCGGCTGCGGCCTGTCGCTGCCGCGCGCAAGGGGGCCGACCCCGGGCCTCCGCTGCCTCGGCTCGTCGTGCTCGTCGACGACTTCGACGCGCTGCTCTCGCCCGCGCTGGGGTCGCCGGGGCGGCCTGCCGCGGGGTCCGTCGTGCGGGCGCTTGAAGCGGTGGCCCGGGACGGGGAGCGGCTCGGGGTGCATTTGGTCGCCACCACGGCGGGCGGTGACCGGACGCCTGAGACGGAGCTGGGGCGGCGGGCTGCTCTGCGGGTCTCCCTGGATGCCGTGTCTCCGGGGCCGGAGGAGCCCGCCCCCGGGCGGGGGGTGCTTCGTACTGCCGACGGGCGCGTGAGCCCTTTCCAGGCGGGGCGGGTTACTGGGCGGATTCCCCGTACGTCCACTTTGCGGCCCACGGTTGTTCCTCTGGAGTGGGAGCGGATGGGCGATCCGCCCGCGCGTCGTCCGGTGCGTGAACTTGGCAATGGCCCAACGGACTTGGCGCTGCTCGCCAGTGCGCTGGAGCGGGCCGCTCGGTCCGTCTCCGCGGATCAGGTGCCGTCTCTCCTGTGACCCACCCCCGGCGGGCGCACCCGCGCAGCTCATGACGGCACGTCACAACGCCATCACGATCACCTGGTTGACACTGTTTGCGCTCTTGCCGCCCCTCCCCGAGCGGGCGTAGACAGACCGCACGGGACTCGCCATGGCAGAGAAACGGGGCAGTGATGCGCAGCAGTCTTCGATCACGCAGGGCACCGCAACACAGGCGTACCACAGCCAAATTCGCCGCGGCCGTCGTCGCGGGCGCGCTAGCGCTCACCGTCACCGCCTGCGGGGACGACGGCGACGACAAGGACAGCGGGGACAAGGGCGGCGGCAAGGAGAGCGGTGCCGCGGTCCAACTCCCCAAGCTGGACGGGCAGACCGTGTCCGTCGCCGCGGTTTGGGGCGGCTCGGAGCGGAAGGTCTTCCTCAAGGTTCTTGACGAGTTCGAGAAGCGGACCGGCGCCAAGGTCACCTTCGTACCGGCCCAGGACCCCATCATCAGCTTCCTGGAGTCGAAGGTCGCGGGCGGCCAGCCGCCGGACGTCGCGATGCTTCCGCAGGTCGGCGCGATCGAGCAGGCCGTGGAGAACAAGTGGGCCAAGCCGGTCGGGCCCGAGGCGCAGAAGCAGCTCGACAAGAACTACGCGCAGGGCTGGCAGGACCTCGGAGCCGTCGACGACAAGCAGTACGGCGTGTACTTCAAGGCCGCCAACAAGTCCCTGGTCTGGTACAACACCCAGGTCTTCGACAACGCGGGCGCCAAGGCGCCCAAGACCTGGGACGACTTCCTGAAGACGGCCCAGACCGTGTACGACTCCGGCGTACCGCCGATCTCCGTCGCGGGCGCCGACGGCTGGACCCTCACCGACTGGTTCGAGAACATCTACCTCTCGCAGGCGGGCCCGGAGAAGTACGACGACCTCGCCGAGCACGAGATCAAGTGGACGGACCCCTCCGTGAAGGAGGCGCTGACCACGCTCGGTGAGCTCTTCGGGAAGAAGGGCTTCGTCGCGGGCGGCGCGAACGGCGCGCTGCAGACCGAGTTCCCCGCCTCCGTGAAGCAGACGTTCACCGGCGGCGACCAGCCCAAGGCGGGCATGGTCTTCGAGGGCGACATGGTCTCGCTGCCGAT from Streptomyces sp. BA2 encodes:
- a CDS encoding ABC transporter substrate-binding protein, producing the protein MRSSLRSRRAPQHRRTTAKFAAAVVAGALALTVTACGDDGDDKDSGDKGGGKESGAAVQLPKLDGQTVSVAAVWGGSERKVFLKVLDEFEKRTGAKVTFVPAQDPIISFLESKVAGGQPPDVAMLPQVGAIEQAVENKWAKPVGPEAQKQLDKNYAQGWQDLGAVDDKQYGVYFKAANKSLVWYNTQVFDNAGAKAPKTWDDFLKTAQTVYDSGVPPISVAGADGWTLTDWFENIYLSQAGPEKYDDLAEHEIKWTDPSVKEALTTLGELFGKKGFVAGGANGALQTEFPASVKQTFTGGDQPKAGMVFEGDMVSLPISETKAKVGTDAKVFPFPAVGGESPAVVGGDAAVALKDSKGAQALLTFLASPDSAKIWAESGGFVSPNKNLDLAAYPNDVQRDIAKALIAAGDDIRFDMSDQAPQAFGGTPGKGEWKALQDFLKNPKDVAGTQKALETAAAKAYKD
- a CDS encoding FHA domain-containing protein; the encoded protein is MQIRLTVLGPRSGQTAEPHGRPVVPRGACDVLVTAPAGTALATVASGLATAVAGGEGPLVLYAESERLDAQRCTLGEPPLIDGAVLSLGSPAEPGPELAGAAAQLHVVAGPDAGGVHLLHGGQIRVGRSADADVPLDDPDVSRLHCAVTLTPDGQVTVTDLGSTNGTTVDGREITDRPVRLTPGSLLRLGESALRFTARDGTGGALPTAPDGEGHVRVRVTASAEAPHSAPPEGGHTPSGGTHHAYGSAEWGAAGEGSQSGAVGQTSLTDVPLVPQQGGAPDAESTRLGTPARGTTVPRTLRKRGGLSAWARRLTGARDDAYGPAGHEDDAYGTGSHAAPPEPAAPTPEDLAVAAAARTPESWPDPAALLLTALGPGPRLWERGPGHPEALAVRLGTVDRATPDERGLLPAVPVTVSLREAGALGLAGPRERLTGLARAVVAQLAALHSPDALEIVLLSTDRARPTPERTAEWSWLGWLPHLRPMHGQDCRLLLAYDREQAAARTGELLRRLDDHAADRASATAADSSADTSPDTGPRTVVVVDGDPGSAGLREAVVRLTREGATAGIHVVCLAETPAASPASPVSATYEAACSVSPAFRACGAVALLSGDVATALRLLRTVDGRPAGHGTVAAVDAVSQAWAERFARALAPFRTDGAPGDGHARVSAPLPQMARLLDELGLARATPASLMARWAAAADDSEALGGRAWTVLGAGPRGPVVVDLAAEGPHVLAEGPSGSGRTELLRSIAASLAAAERPDRLGMVLIDGRDTTGSVGSGTNGGNVRLVEGLAVCTDLPHVTTHLAANDPVRMREFAQSLTAELKRRAELLGRLGFAEWHAQAPQLGGGGAGDLDPPPSSTMRLRPVAAARKGADPGPPLPRLVVLVDDFDALLSPALGSPGRPAAGSVVRALEAVARDGERLGVHLVATTAGGDRTPETELGRRAALRVSLDAVSPGPEEPAPGRGVLRTADGRVSPFQAGRVTGRIPRTSTLRPTVVPLEWERMGDPPARRPVRELGNGPTDLALLASALERAARSVSADQVPSLL